A portion of the Spirochaetota bacterium genome contains these proteins:
- the accD gene encoding acetyl-CoA carboxylase, carboxyltransferase subunit beta, whose product MIITRSMNDDKNLWIKCPECGTMMYKSDFEENLNVCINCGYHFRIDARKRINLIADKDTFKEQFSNIVSSDPLDFYDGKESYRDKISKIASEKNINEAVITGTCEIYGIPIEIAVMDFEFMGGSMGSVVGEKITRAVEYATKHSLPLVIFSASGGARMHEGILSLMQMAKTSAAIREYKQKGGFYISVITDPTTGGVTASFAMLGDVIISEPKALIGFAGPRVIEQTIKEKLPEGFQRAEFVKEHGFVDIVAHRKEIKNILYKLISLIYNKS is encoded by the coding sequence GAATGTGGCACAATGATGTATAAATCAGACTTTGAGGAGAACCTTAATGTCTGTATAAACTGTGGTTATCACTTTAGGATTGATGCAAGAAAGAGAATCAACCTAATTGCTGACAAAGACACATTCAAAGAACAGTTTTCTAATATAGTTTCATCTGACCCACTTGATTTTTATGACGGTAAAGAGTCCTATAGAGATAAGATTTCAAAGATTGCAAGCGAGAAGAACATCAACGAGGCTGTAATAACTGGAACATGCGAGATATATGGTATTCCGATTGAGATTGCAGTTATGGATTTTGAGTTTATGGGTGGGAGTATGGGAAGTGTGGTTGGTGAGAAGATAACAAGGGCTGTAGAATATGCTACCAAACACTCTCTACCTCTTGTGATATTCTCGGCATCAGGCGGAGCAAGGATGCACGAAGGAATACTATCCCTTATGCAGATGGCAAAGACATCTGCCGCGATAAGAGAGTACAAACAGAAAGGAGGTTTTTATATATCGGTTATCACTGACCCAACGACAGGTGGTGTTACCGCTAGCTTCGCTATGCTTGGAGATGTGATAATTTCCGAACCTAAGGCACTGATAGGCTTCGCAGGCCCTAGAGTGATTGAACAGACTATAAAAGAAAAACTACCCGAAGGCTTCCAAAGAGCAGAGTTTGTAAAAGAGCACGGATTTGTTGATATTGTAGCACATAGAAAGGAAATCAAAAATATTCTTTACAAGTTAATATCGCTTATTTATAATAAATCCTAA